One part of the Sorangiineae bacterium MSr11954 genome encodes these proteins:
- a CDS encoding NTP transferase domain-containing protein, producing the protein MASNIYAVIMAGGAGTRFWPASRNHRPKQLLHLAGGGSSASNASSAANAAHANESLLAATVRRLAPLITPDRVYIATGAHLIEATAAAVPDVPRAQILAEPVPRNTAPCIGWAAATIARRDPEALIAVLPSDHFIVDEPAFRATLACALDGARRGHISTIGIVPTRPETGYGYIEIGGDLGPGLSSVVRFVEKPNRARAEEYVNGKKHLWNAGMFFFRASAMRKAIEAHLPALAEGLDRLDLAAKEGREVAALAEVFPNLPSISIDHGVMEKASDLAVTHGDFGWNDVGSWESAWELATKDAEGNALPEGAIAVDAHRNLVRDLRTDARGEKKVYALVGVNDLVLVETDDAFLVIPRERAQDVRTVVETLRSRGDKGRI; encoded by the coding sequence ATGGCGTCGAATATCTATGCGGTGATCATGGCAGGCGGTGCGGGAACCCGATTCTGGCCCGCGTCGCGAAACCATCGGCCCAAGCAGCTGCTCCACCTGGCGGGCGGCGGCTCGAGCGCGTCGAATGCGTCGAGCGCGGCCAACGCGGCACACGCGAACGAGTCGCTGCTCGCGGCCACGGTGCGGCGGCTCGCGCCGCTCATCACCCCCGATCGCGTGTATATTGCAACTGGTGCGCATTTGATCGAGGCCACGGCGGCCGCGGTTCCGGACGTGCCGCGCGCACAAATCCTGGCGGAGCCCGTGCCGCGCAACACCGCGCCGTGCATCGGCTGGGCCGCGGCGACGATCGCCCGGCGCGATCCGGAGGCGCTCATCGCGGTGCTGCCGAGCGATCACTTCATCGTCGACGAGCCCGCGTTTCGCGCGACCTTGGCGTGCGCGCTCGACGGCGCCCGACGGGGGCACATCAGCACCATCGGCATCGTCCCCACGCGCCCGGAGACGGGCTACGGCTACATCGAGATCGGCGGCGATCTGGGGCCCGGGCTCTCCTCGGTGGTGCGCTTCGTCGAGAAGCCGAACCGCGCGCGCGCCGAAGAGTACGTGAATGGCAAAAAGCACCTCTGGAACGCGGGCATGTTCTTCTTCCGCGCCAGCGCCATGCGCAAGGCCATCGAGGCGCACCTGCCGGCGCTGGCCGAGGGCCTCGACCGGCTCGACCTCGCCGCCAAGGAGGGCCGCGAGGTGGCAGCGCTGGCCGAGGTGTTCCCCAACTTGCCCAGCATTTCCATCGACCATGGCGTCATGGAAAAAGCGTCGGATCTGGCGGTCACCCACGGCGATTTCGGCTGGAACGACGTCGGCAGCTGGGAGAGCGCCTGGGAGCTGGCCACCAAAGACGCCGAGGGCAATGCGCTCCCCGAGGGCGCCATCGCCGTCGACGCCCACCGCAACTTGGTGCGCGATCTCCGAACGGACGCCCGAGGCGAGAAGAAGGTCTACGCGCTGGTCGGCGTGAACGATCTCGTCCTGGTCGAGACCGACGACGCCTTCCTCGTCATCCCGCGCGAGCGCGCCCAAGACGTGCGCACCGTGGTCGAAACCCTGCGCTCCCGCGGAGACAAGGGCCGAATCTAG
- a CDS encoding undecaprenyl-diphosphate phosphatase translates to MHLPVALAILLGVVQGITEFLPISSDGHLALAQLLFGGEADLATTVVLHLGTFAATLLVLRKRVAAAVREGVRGLLQPSLMRETPGGRDAFVVILASIPTALVALTLKKPVEEWSSSPTIVGVCLLLSAVAVGSTHVAPRGQELVPSPLGAVLVGFAQGAAVLPGLSRSAMTIASLLWLGVRADRAFELSFLMSLPAVFGAIVLEGRHGFDSAGGGGALLLGTLVSFGVGILALLALRRVLVGGKLAYFTVYLVPLAVATVAWGYARP, encoded by the coding sequence ATGCATCTTCCCGTCGCCCTGGCCATCCTCCTCGGCGTCGTTCAGGGGATCACGGAGTTTCTCCCGATCTCGAGCGATGGCCACCTTGCGCTGGCGCAGCTCCTCTTCGGGGGCGAAGCCGACTTGGCCACGACCGTCGTTCTGCACCTCGGAACGTTCGCCGCCACCTTGCTGGTGCTGCGCAAGCGGGTCGCGGCGGCGGTTCGCGAAGGGGTGCGCGGTCTCCTTCAACCCTCGTTGATGCGCGAAACACCCGGCGGCCGCGATGCGTTCGTGGTCATCCTCGCCAGCATCCCCACCGCGCTGGTGGCGCTCACCTTGAAGAAGCCGGTCGAAGAGTGGTCGAGCTCCCCGACCATCGTGGGGGTGTGCCTGCTCCTCTCGGCGGTGGCGGTCGGCTCCACGCACGTCGCGCCCCGCGGTCAGGAGCTGGTGCCGAGCCCCCTCGGGGCGGTGCTCGTGGGCTTCGCGCAAGGCGCGGCGGTCTTGCCGGGTCTGAGCCGGAGCGCCATGACCATCGCCAGCCTCTTGTGGCTGGGGGTGCGCGCCGATCGCGCGTTCGAGCTGTCGTTCCTCATGTCGCTCCCGGCCGTGTTCGGAGCGATCGTGCTCGAGGGCCGCCATGGTTTCGACAGCGCGGGCGGAGGGGGCGCGCTCCTCCTCGGCACCCTCGTGTCCTTTGGCGTGGGCATCCTCGCGCTCCTCGCGCTGCGGCGCGTGCTCGTCGGCGGTAAGCTCGCGTATTTCACCGTCTATCTGGTGCCGCTCGCCGTCGCGACCGTCGCCTGGGGCTACGCGCGCCCTTAG
- a CDS encoding LysR substrate-binding domain-containing protein, translating into MTLAPSALDLNALHYFVQIVDRRSYTAAARALGLPKSTLSRRIGELEATLGARLIQRTSRKFVVTEVGLDVYRHAQAMLEEARAVEHAVKQRLAEPAGVVRLSCAQGVAQFALSRLLPRFMERFPKIDVVLHTTNRRVDLVEEGFDLAVRAHALPLPDSSLVQRPLAHVTWALFAAPAYVERAGTPAAPADLRTHAVIVQGRDPLWRLQHAHHPTVTLPLAPRLQSDSMGVVKDLVLAGSGIAALPAYTCRLELAGGAVQRVLHEWTAGQATLTLLSPSRRGQLPSVRAFADFLMAEFPAVVSFAGISTD; encoded by the coding sequence ATGACCCTCGCCCCTTCGGCCTTGGACCTCAACGCGCTGCACTACTTCGTGCAGATCGTCGATCGACGGAGCTACACCGCGGCCGCGCGTGCCTTGGGCTTGCCCAAATCGACCCTGAGCCGGCGCATCGGTGAGCTGGAAGCCACCTTGGGCGCGCGCTTGATCCAGCGGACGTCGCGAAAGTTCGTGGTGACGGAGGTCGGCCTGGATGTGTACCGCCACGCGCAAGCCATGCTGGAGGAGGCCCGCGCCGTGGAGCACGCCGTGAAGCAGCGGCTGGCCGAGCCCGCGGGCGTGGTCCGGTTGTCGTGCGCCCAGGGCGTCGCGCAGTTTGCGCTCTCGCGGCTCCTGCCGCGCTTCATGGAGCGGTTTCCGAAGATCGACGTGGTCCTGCACACCACGAACCGCCGGGTCGACTTGGTGGAGGAGGGCTTCGATCTGGCGGTGCGTGCGCACGCGCTGCCGCTGCCCGACTCCAGCTTGGTCCAGCGGCCGCTGGCGCACGTCACGTGGGCGCTCTTCGCCGCGCCTGCTTATGTGGAGCGGGCCGGCACCCCGGCCGCACCCGCCGACCTTCGGACGCACGCGGTCATCGTGCAAGGACGCGATCCGCTCTGGCGGCTGCAGCACGCGCACCACCCCACCGTGACCTTGCCGCTCGCGCCGCGGCTGCAGAGCGACAGTATGGGGGTGGTGAAGGACTTGGTCCTCGCCGGCTCGGGCATCGCGGCGCTGCCGGCGTACACCTGCCGGCTCGAGCTCGCGGGCGGCGCCGTGCAGCGCGTGCTCCACGAGTGGACGGCCGGCCAAGCCACCTTGACCTTGCTCTCGCCCTCGCGCCGGGGGCAGCTGCCGTCCGTGCGCGCCTTCGCGGATTTTCTGATGGCGGAGTTTCCAGCCGTCGTGTCGTTCGCAGGAATTTCGACCGATTGA
- a CDS encoding NADH-quinone oxidoreductase subunit H, whose translation MPNRSILALLFSLLCVFALALLGCDSEQAPQLISVTELTPREAEVGDRLEINGSGFPQGKPARVTFRGALYRPGERPAHGAVVDAEGLVVGRDVIEILYTEALDAEFCGIGERRRHTTFEGDVEVSFAAAAPGAPPVTTVLHQVTLDLRPPEDSPQVLAERAEEGERTLAALGIHPGEPLPERGILVKSVDAGSRAEEAGILAEDVLVAFAGVRIGKLADVLVPGSVRDIEVTLRRGATAREERRTIRTLGIDRTVPTDIFGAAFIAIVAAFVVLLFFTPSLGPVLWLEKRFAMARRASGAAQVRSAARSKDRAMIAIVTSLFLALLSLVQRSLVAELDAPAVAVVLAISMAALALASGSLPATRVGHGPPRAPGRLRGVLSVVTFELPVMLALVGAVSAAGSLRLRDIVAVQGGWPWEWLAFRSPPHFLLFLAFFAAACKERLAGAGSAGSAGAGSVASGLRSLAAAEHFHLLALAGLCVTLFLGGWTLPVLAPGVQHAEAIWAAAGSVLFLAKVHGLVHLFERGRRALVGVDAQLLVRVYWRWVLPMTALALGASLVWGYLRIHPEIQALVAAIDVVLMALLLLRVALRTVRVVRHGELKGAPEPHLNPFL comes from the coding sequence ATGCCCAACCGATCCATCCTTGCGCTGCTTTTTTCGCTGTTGTGCGTCTTTGCGCTCGCGCTTCTCGGCTGCGATTCCGAGCAGGCGCCGCAGCTCATTTCGGTGACCGAGCTCACCCCGCGCGAGGCGGAGGTGGGCGATCGACTCGAGATCAATGGCTCGGGTTTTCCGCAGGGAAAGCCGGCGCGCGTCACCTTTCGGGGCGCGCTCTATCGACCGGGCGAGCGCCCCGCGCACGGCGCGGTGGTGGACGCCGAGGGGCTGGTGGTCGGGCGCGATGTCATCGAGATCCTCTACACGGAGGCGCTCGACGCGGAGTTTTGCGGCATCGGGGAGCGCCGGCGCCATACGACCTTCGAGGGCGATGTGGAGGTCTCGTTTGCGGCCGCCGCCCCGGGTGCGCCGCCGGTGACCACGGTGCTTCACCAGGTCACGCTCGACCTTCGCCCGCCGGAGGACTCGCCGCAGGTGCTGGCGGAGCGCGCGGAAGAAGGGGAGCGCACCTTGGCCGCGCTCGGCATTCACCCGGGCGAGCCGCTGCCCGAGCGCGGCATTCTGGTGAAGTCGGTCGACGCGGGCTCGCGGGCCGAGGAGGCGGGCATCCTGGCCGAGGATGTACTGGTGGCCTTTGCGGGCGTTCGCATCGGCAAGCTGGCCGACGTGCTGGTGCCGGGGAGCGTGCGCGACATCGAGGTGACCCTTCGCCGCGGGGCCACCGCACGCGAGGAAAGGCGCACCATCCGAACCCTGGGCATCGACCGCACCGTGCCCACGGACATCTTCGGCGCGGCGTTCATCGCCATCGTGGCGGCCTTCGTGGTGCTCCTGTTCTTTACGCCGTCGCTGGGGCCGGTCCTCTGGCTCGAGAAGCGCTTTGCCATGGCGCGGCGCGCGTCGGGCGCGGCCCAGGTGCGCAGCGCCGCGCGGTCCAAGGATCGCGCGATGATCGCCATCGTGACCTCGCTCTTCCTCGCGCTGCTCTCGTTGGTTCAGCGCTCGCTCGTCGCGGAGCTGGACGCGCCCGCGGTGGCCGTCGTTCTCGCGATCTCGATGGCGGCGCTGGCCTTGGCGAGCGGCTCGCTCCCCGCGACGCGGGTCGGGCACGGTCCGCCGCGCGCGCCCGGGCGCCTTCGTGGGGTGCTCTCGGTGGTGACGTTCGAGCTCCCGGTCATGCTCGCGCTGGTGGGCGCCGTGAGCGCGGCCGGCTCCCTTCGTCTGCGCGACATCGTCGCGGTGCAGGGCGGCTGGCCGTGGGAGTGGCTGGCCTTTCGTTCGCCGCCGCATTTTCTGTTGTTCCTCGCGTTCTTCGCGGCCGCGTGCAAAGAGCGGCTCGCGGGGGCGGGGAGCGCGGGCAGCGCAGGGGCGGGGAGCGTTGCGAGCGGCTTGCGTAGCCTCGCGGCCGCCGAGCACTTTCATCTGCTCGCGCTCGCGGGCCTGTGCGTCACGCTCTTCTTGGGCGGCTGGACGCTCCCCGTGCTCGCGCCGGGCGTGCAGCACGCGGAGGCGATTTGGGCCGCGGCCGGGAGCGTGCTCTTTCTGGCCAAGGTGCATGGCTTGGTTCACCTCTTCGAGCGTGGACGGCGTGCGCTGGTGGGGGTCGATGCGCAGCTCCTGGTGCGCGTGTATTGGCGGTGGGTGCTTCCGATGACGGCTCTGGCGCTGGGGGCGAGCTTGGTGTGGGGCTATCTCCGGATCCATCCGGAGATTCAGGCGTTGGTGGCCGCCATCGACGTGGTGCTGATGGCGCTCCTCCTCTTGCGCGTGGCGCTGCGCACGGTGCGCGTGGTGCGGCATGGCGAGCTAAAAGGTGCGCCTGAGCCTCACCTCAATCCGTTTCTTTGA
- a CDS encoding HAMP domain-containing histidine kinase, protein MAAKSLSATRTVTGPGSTSRTFGDIAPVLVHDFKGPLSAVALNLDFVLEQLPPDSSFDSVRGALSECRHASDRIFRVIANLIDVSRWEEGRLALRCGSVVLPELFRRVVASHEVELAQSKVDMRIEVRDDLPAIDADADLLARVLHNLIDNALRNAKPHGTIVLSAHVSATRDVIELGIKNDGPPVPHATRAALFVRAVGTTEADGLGLNRGLGLYFCKLALEALGATIALSEEPGFPVAFVIRYPMPVRPSR, encoded by the coding sequence ATGGCTGCCAAATCTCTTTCCGCCACGCGCACCGTGACCGGTCCTGGTTCGACGTCACGCACCTTCGGAGACATCGCGCCGGTGTTGGTCCATGACTTCAAGGGACCGCTGTCGGCCGTTGCGCTCAACCTCGATTTCGTGCTGGAGCAGCTCCCGCCGGATTCCTCGTTCGACAGCGTTCGTGGCGCGCTCTCCGAGTGCCGCCACGCCAGCGATCGCATCTTCCGGGTGATCGCGAACCTGATCGACGTCTCGCGGTGGGAGGAGGGGAGACTCGCCCTCCGATGCGGCTCCGTCGTGCTCCCCGAGCTGTTCCGCCGGGTGGTGGCCTCGCACGAGGTGGAGCTCGCGCAAAGCAAGGTCGACATGCGCATCGAGGTCCGGGACGATCTCCCCGCCATCGACGCCGACGCCGATCTGCTCGCGCGCGTGCTGCACAACCTGATCGACAACGCCCTGCGCAACGCGAAGCCGCACGGAACCATCGTGCTCTCCGCCCACGTCAGCGCCACCCGCGACGTCATCGAGCTCGGCATCAAAAACGACGGCCCGCCCGTCCCCCACGCCACCCGCGCCGCGCTCTTCGTCCGTGCCGTGGGCACCACGGAGGCGGACGGCCTCGGGCTCAATCGGGGGCTCGGTCTTTACTTCTGCAAGCTCGCGCTCGAAGCCCTGGGCGCCACCATCGCGCTCTCGGAAGAGCCGGGCTTTCCCGTCGCCTTCGTGATCCGCTACCCGATGCCAGTGCGGCCTTCGCGCTGA
- the atpG gene encoding ATP synthase F1 subunit gamma: MPSLKAIRKRITSVKATQKITRAMKMVAGARLNRAQQRILALRPYALKTQDVLQSVAQSMREKAEDDAARVDPHNPDELFHPLLAIRQENKVLYIVMTGDRGLCGGFNANVNKASEREWKERKAGERTAEVEFATIGRKGREYINRRGGTIVQDFPHLYDGLNIEKARQVSHFVVSRFESGECDAVYLVYNEFKSAISQKVTVEQLLPIPGNGKSDNGKGDSGKDALKSEFLYEPNPRALLERLVPMYIDISIYRALLESQAGFFGAQMTAMDAATRNAKDVIARLSLQYNRARQAAITKELMEIIGGAEALKE, translated from the coding sequence ATGCCCAGCCTAAAGGCCATTCGAAAGCGCATCACCTCCGTCAAGGCGACGCAAAAGATCACGCGCGCCATGAAGATGGTGGCCGGTGCGCGCCTGAATCGCGCCCAGCAGCGCATTTTGGCGCTGCGGCCCTACGCGCTCAAGACACAGGACGTGCTCCAGAGCGTCGCGCAATCGATGCGTGAGAAGGCCGAGGACGACGCGGCCAGGGTCGATCCGCACAATCCGGACGAGCTCTTTCACCCGCTCCTGGCCATCCGGCAGGAGAACAAGGTCCTCTACATCGTCATGACCGGCGATCGCGGCCTGTGCGGTGGCTTCAACGCCAACGTTAACAAGGCGAGCGAGCGTGAGTGGAAAGAGCGCAAGGCCGGCGAGCGCACCGCCGAGGTGGAGTTCGCGACCATCGGCCGCAAAGGGCGCGAGTACATCAACCGCCGCGGCGGCACCATCGTTCAAGACTTTCCGCACCTCTACGATGGTCTCAACATCGAGAAGGCGCGGCAGGTCTCGCACTTCGTCGTCTCCCGCTTCGAGAGCGGCGAGTGCGACGCGGTGTACCTCGTGTACAACGAGTTCAAGAGCGCCATCTCGCAAAAGGTGACGGTGGAGCAGCTGCTGCCGATCCCAGGCAACGGCAAGAGCGACAACGGCAAGGGCGACAGCGGCAAAGACGCGCTCAAGTCGGAGTTCCTCTACGAGCCCAACCCGCGCGCGCTGCTCGAGCGGCTGGTGCCGATGTACATCGACATCTCGATCTACCGCGCGCTCTTGGAGAGCCAGGCCGGCTTCTTCGGCGCGCAGATGACCGCGATGGACGCCGCCACCCGCAACGCCAAGGACGTGATCGCGCGCTTGTCGCTGCAGTACAACCGCGCGCGCCAGGCGGCCATCACCAAGGAGCTGATGGAGATCATCGGCGGCGCCGAGGCGCTGAAAGAGTAG
- the atpA gene encoding F0F1 ATP synthase subunit alpha gives MQLRAEEISQIIKKQIQNYERAAHTMETGTVLSVGDGIARIYGLEGSMAGELLEFPGNLMGLVLNLESDNVGSAIFGDTSTIKEGSIVKRTGRIMEVPVGEALVGRVVNSLGQPLDGKGPIESPHRRRVEVKAPGILARQPVKEPLQTGIKAIDAMVPIGRGQRELIIGDRQTGKTAVAIDTIINQKGLGVYCFYVAVGQKQSTVAAVVDKLTQFGAMEYTTVVVAGASESAPLQFIAPYTGVTMAEYFRDTGRHALCIYDDLSKQAVAYRQLSLLLRRPPGREAYPGDVFYIHSRLLERAAKMAEEFAVVPSGTTDWKAVPPGTHIHRGGEGKGEAEKEAKEKGAGHTVLKNPHSGGSLTALPIIETQGGDVSAYIPTNVISITDGQIFLETDLFYSGVRPAINVGISVSRVGGNAQIKAMKSVAGTLKLDLAQYREKAAFSQFASDLDKVTRDMLERGVRLTEVLKQGQYVPLPVEKQIVLIYAATKGYVDGLPKDRLGSYESELYSFIEANHADIFERIRTKKALDKEIEEDLKKALDKFGKAFGKGSK, from the coding sequence ATGCAGCTTCGCGCCGAAGAGATTTCGCAGATCATCAAAAAGCAAATCCAGAACTACGAGCGCGCCGCGCACACGATGGAGACCGGCACGGTTCTCAGCGTGGGTGACGGTATCGCGCGCATCTACGGCCTCGAGGGCTCGATGGCCGGTGAGCTGCTCGAGTTCCCCGGGAACTTGATGGGCCTGGTGCTCAATCTCGAATCGGACAACGTGGGCTCCGCCATCTTCGGCGACACGAGCACCATCAAGGAAGGCTCGATCGTCAAGCGCACCGGCCGCATCATGGAGGTGCCGGTGGGCGAGGCGCTGGTCGGCCGCGTCGTCAACTCGCTCGGCCAGCCGCTCGACGGCAAGGGCCCCATCGAGTCGCCGCACCGCCGCCGCGTCGAGGTGAAGGCGCCCGGCATCTTGGCGCGCCAGCCGGTCAAGGAGCCGCTGCAGACGGGCATCAAGGCCATCGACGCCATGGTCCCCATCGGCCGCGGCCAGCGCGAGCTCATCATCGGTGACCGCCAGACGGGCAAGACCGCCGTCGCCATCGACACGATCATCAACCAGAAGGGCCTGGGCGTTTACTGCTTCTATGTCGCCGTCGGGCAGAAGCAGTCCACGGTGGCCGCCGTCGTCGACAAGCTGACCCAGTTCGGCGCCATGGAGTACACCACGGTGGTCGTGGCCGGCGCGAGCGAGTCGGCGCCGCTGCAGTTCATCGCGCCGTACACCGGCGTGACGATGGCCGAGTACTTCCGCGACACCGGCCGCCACGCGCTCTGCATCTACGACGACCTGTCGAAGCAAGCCGTGGCCTACCGCCAGCTGTCGCTGCTCCTCCGCCGTCCGCCGGGACGCGAGGCTTACCCGGGCGACGTCTTCTACATCCACTCCCGCCTGCTTGAGCGCGCGGCCAAGATGGCCGAGGAGTTCGCGGTGGTGCCGAGCGGCACCACGGACTGGAAGGCGGTCCCGCCGGGAACGCACATCCACCGCGGCGGCGAGGGCAAGGGCGAGGCGGAGAAGGAAGCCAAGGAGAAGGGCGCGGGCCACACGGTCCTCAAGAACCCGCACTCCGGCGGCTCGCTCACGGCGCTCCCGATCATCGAGACGCAGGGCGGTGACGTGTCGGCCTACATTCCGACGAACGTCATCTCCATCACCGACGGCCAGATCTTCCTCGAGACGGACCTCTTCTACTCCGGCGTCCGCCCGGCCATCAACGTCGGTATCTCCGTGAGCCGCGTCGGTGGCAACGCGCAGATCAAGGCGATGAAGAGCGTCGCCGGTACCTTGAAGCTCGACCTCGCGCAGTACCGCGAGAAGGCGGCCTTCAGCCAGTTCGCGAGCGATCTGGACAAGGTCACCCGCGACATGCTCGAGCGCGGCGTGCGTCTGACCGAGGTGCTCAAGCAAGGTCAGTATGTGCCGCTGCCGGTCGAGAAGCAGATCGTGCTGATCTACGCGGCCACCAAGGGCTATGTGGACGGTCTGCCGAAGGACCGCCTGGGGTCGTACGAGTCGGAGCTCTACTCCTTCATCGAGGCGAACCACGCGGACATCTTCGAGCGAATCCGTACGAAGAAGGCCCTCGACAAGGAGATCGAGGAAGACCTCAAGAAGGCGCTCGACAAGTTCGGGAAGGCTTTCGGTAAAGGCAGCAAGTAA
- the atpH gene encoding ATP synthase F1 subunit delta, protein MVNTNVARRYATAILEIGRETGNLGALVEEIVFFAQNYQASAELRNALENPLVSYDAKRAILLDIATQLGLGQTAKNTLLLLNDRRRMRVIPDIAQQLKEKTDLERGLVRAVVTTAVRLSEAYYGKLQAELEKMTGKRVVLERREDPSIIAGVIARIGDTVIDGSVRTQLQEMKLALIASDSRDSRGEGAQAPAAAV, encoded by the coding sequence ATGGTCAATACCAACGTTGCACGCCGCTATGCGACGGCCATCCTCGAGATTGGCCGTGAGACGGGGAACCTCGGCGCCTTGGTCGAGGAGATCGTCTTCTTCGCGCAGAACTACCAAGCGAGCGCGGAGCTCCGCAATGCGCTGGAGAACCCGCTGGTCTCGTACGATGCCAAGCGGGCCATCCTGCTCGACATCGCCACCCAGCTCGGTCTCGGGCAGACGGCGAAGAACACGCTGCTGCTCTTGAACGACCGCCGCCGCATGCGGGTCATCCCCGACATCGCGCAGCAGCTCAAAGAGAAGACGGATCTCGAGCGCGGCCTCGTTCGCGCCGTGGTGACCACCGCCGTGCGCCTCAGCGAGGCGTACTACGGCAAGCTGCAAGCCGAGCTCGAGAAGATGACCGGCAAGCGCGTCGTGCTCGAGCGGCGCGAGGATCCCTCGATCATCGCCGGCGTGATCGCGCGCATCGGCGACACCGTGATCGACGGCTCGGTCCGCACGCAACTCCAAGAAATGAAACTTGCGCTCATCGCCTCAGACTCCCGCGACTCGCGAGGCGAAGGCGCACAAGCTCCCGCCGCAGCAGTCTAG
- a CDS encoding ATP synthase F0 subunit B translates to MQHEQHGQQQGHGAAESGHGAHTAGGDEAEHGEGGGHGQGAHEGHHGPGDINWFTFGNPKQPPLIANLINFAILVWVFWRFGREPIAKALSRRREDIKQKIDEAQRIKREAKERAKKYQKNLENLEAEKDEAQKALVIAGNADKERILREAEAAAGRMERDAKALLASEIAQLKQDLSRETVEMAMTAAEELVRARITASDHERLAEEFLQDLAARNAKDKPTSPASGTRGPSGAGGGSARPPVLPRPASVPPRAVTSPNPNGANAPVPFPPNTSLPTGGSE, encoded by the coding sequence ATGCAGCACGAGCAACACGGTCAACAGCAAGGGCACGGTGCGGCTGAGTCCGGCCACGGCGCGCACACGGCCGGCGGCGACGAAGCCGAGCATGGCGAGGGCGGAGGCCACGGCCAGGGCGCCCATGAGGGTCATCACGGCCCGGGCGACATCAACTGGTTTACGTTCGGCAACCCCAAGCAGCCGCCGCTCATTGCGAACCTGATCAACTTCGCGATCCTGGTGTGGGTCTTCTGGCGGTTCGGCCGCGAGCCCATCGCCAAGGCGCTCTCGCGCCGCCGCGAGGACATCAAGCAGAAGATCGACGAAGCGCAGCGCATCAAGCGCGAGGCCAAAGAGCGCGCCAAGAAGTACCAGAAGAACCTCGAGAACCTCGAGGCCGAGAAGGACGAGGCACAAAAGGCCCTCGTCATCGCCGGAAACGCCGACAAGGAGCGCATCCTGCGCGAGGCCGAGGCGGCAGCCGGCCGCATGGAGCGCGACGCCAAGGCGCTGCTCGCCAGCGAGATCGCGCAGCTCAAGCAAGACTTGTCGCGCGAGACGGTGGAAATGGCGATGACGGCGGCCGAAGAGTTGGTCCGCGCCCGCATCACCGCCTCGGATCACGAGCGCCTGGCCGAGGAGTTCCTGCAGGATCTCGCCGCGCGCAACGCCAAGGACAAGCCGACGTCGCCCGCGTCTGGAACGCGCGGCCCCAGCGGTGCAGGCGGGGGCTCGGCCCGTCCGCCGGTCCTTCCGCGCCCGGCCAGCGTACCGCCCCGCGCCGTTACCTCTCCCAACCCGAACGGCGCCAACGCGCCCGTTCCTTTTCCCCCCAACACCAGCCTGCCCACGGGAGGCTCGGAGTAG
- a CDS encoding H(+)-transporting ATPase, translated as MSLVMMGAVDSSLMRAAQGAVDVDFDLTMLGQVVLFLILMAVLKPLLFDPMLKLFEAREVRIEGAIQEGHREDQKSAEAQAKYESEMQAARAAGNLDREKLRAEAIKSENEILARVRASTAKTLEEGRKQAENEATQVRAALRDQSKVLARDIATRVLGREVEG; from the coding sequence ATGTCACTCGTGATGATGGGCGCGGTCGACTCGAGCCTCATGCGCGCGGCGCAGGGCGCGGTCGACGTGGATTTCGACCTCACTATGTTGGGGCAAGTCGTCCTGTTTTTGATCCTCATGGCGGTGCTGAAGCCGCTCCTGTTCGACCCGATGCTCAAGCTCTTCGAAGCGCGTGAGGTCCGGATCGAGGGGGCGATTCAAGAAGGCCACCGGGAGGACCAGAAGTCTGCCGAGGCGCAGGCCAAGTACGAGAGCGAAATGCAGGCGGCCCGCGCGGCCGGAAACCTGGATCGCGAGAAGCTCCGCGCCGAGGCGATCAAGTCGGAGAACGAAATTTTGGCCCGCGTTCGGGCCAGCACGGCCAAGACCCTCGAGGAAGGCCGCAAGCAAGCCGAGAACGAGGCGACGCAGGTCCGCGCCGCCCTCCGCGACCAGTCCAAGGTTCTGGCGCGTGACATTGCGACCCGCGTGCTCGGGCGGGAGGTCGAAGGATGA